The following are encoded together in the Glycine max cultivar Williams 82 chromosome 8, Glycine_max_v4.0, whole genome shotgun sequence genome:
- the LOC106799555 gene encoding uncharacterized protein — MVAEALSGMMSQAIEKGLFKGFLYGKNKLEISLLQYADDTIFFGEASMENVRAIKAMLRAFELVSDLKINLSKSGFGAFGVSDGWKNVAAEYLNCSLLTLPFTYFGIPIGANPRSFQTWDPIISKCERKVPKKVVNKLGRLQRRFLWGGDHEQSKIAWRGGGKRMSSILSLSQDNSSMVGILVLGRSFRCLPKSPKATLSPIHTQSNRGNEVYQMEMVVVGTDMDHLEANK, encoded by the exons ATGGTGGCAGAGGCACTCAGTGGAATGATGTCCCAAGCGATTGAGAAGGGGTTGTTTAAGGGATTTCTATATGGAAAAAATAAGTTGGAAATTAGCCTGCTTCAGTATGCGGATGACACAATCTTTTTTGGGGAGGCATCAATGGAAAATGTTAGAGCAATCAAAGCAATGCTGAGGGCTTTTGAACTTGTGTCAGACCTCAAAATCAACCTTTCTAAAAGTGGGTTTGGTGCTTTTGGAGTGTCAGATGGGTGGAAAAATGTTGCAGCTGAATACCTTAATTGTAGCTTGTTGACACTCCCTTTCACATACTTTGGTATTCCTATTGGAGCAAATCCGAGATCATTTCAGACATGGGACCCTATCATATCTAAGTGTGAGAGAAA ggTGCCTAAGAAGGTGGTGAACAAGCTAGGGAGGCTACAGAGAAGGTTCCTATGGGGTGGGGATCATGAGCAAAGTAAAATAGCTTGG AGAGGTGGAGGAAAGCGCATGTCATCTATTCTTTCATTGTCACAAGATAACTCCAGTATGGTGGGAATCCTTGTCTTGGGTAGATCTTTCCGGTGCCTTCCCAAATCACCCAAGGCAACACTTTCTCCAATACATACACAGAGTAACAGAGGAAATGAGGTCTAccagatggaaatggtggtggttGGCACTGACATGGACCATTTGGAAGCAAACAAATAA